A window of the Streptomyces griseochromogenes genome harbors these coding sequences:
- a CDS encoding NAD(P)/FAD-dependent oxidoreductase — MAPSAMSRGKDNWIASLSEAQPVPYWLEDPGKPHAEPALTGSETCDLLVVGGGYSGLWTALNAKERDPRRDVVLLEGREVGWAASGRNGGFCAASLTHGLPNGLTRWPDEIHQLQKLGERNLDEIEAAVARHGIDCEFERTGEIDVATETYQAWELRDWHRELQEQGLADGIEFLDADAVREQVASPTFEAGLWDRRGVAMLHPAKLAWGLKQACVALGVRVYEHTPALSLKQYGAGMAVRTPYGSIRARKVALATNIFPSLLRRVRSYTVPVYDYALMTEPLSAGQLESIGWKNRQGLGDSANQFHYFRLSADNRILWGGYDAIHHYGGRVRAEYDDRPETYAKLAGHFFTCFPQLEGVRFTHAWGGAIDTCSRFSAFFGAAHRGNVAYAAGYTGLGVGATRFGADVMLDLLDGEDTERTRLEMVRKKPLPFPPEPFAWTGIALTKWSLARADAHGGRRNLWLRAMDRLGLGFDS, encoded by the coding sequence ATGGCCCCAAGCGCCATGAGTCGTGGCAAAGACAACTGGATCGCCTCTCTTTCCGAAGCCCAGCCGGTCCCGTACTGGCTGGAAGACCCCGGCAAGCCCCACGCCGAGCCCGCCCTCACCGGCTCCGAGACCTGCGACCTGCTGGTCGTCGGCGGCGGCTACAGCGGACTGTGGACCGCGCTCAACGCCAAGGAGCGCGACCCACGGCGAGATGTGGTGCTGCTGGAAGGCCGCGAGGTGGGCTGGGCCGCCTCGGGCCGCAACGGCGGCTTCTGCGCCGCCTCTCTCACCCACGGCCTGCCCAACGGCCTCACCCGCTGGCCGGACGAGATCCACCAGCTCCAGAAGCTGGGCGAGCGCAACCTCGACGAGATCGAGGCGGCGGTCGCCCGGCACGGCATCGACTGCGAGTTCGAACGCACCGGCGAGATCGACGTCGCCACCGAGACCTACCAGGCCTGGGAGCTGCGCGACTGGCACCGGGAGCTGCAGGAGCAGGGCCTCGCGGACGGCATCGAGTTCCTCGACGCCGACGCCGTGCGCGAACAGGTCGCCTCGCCCACCTTCGAGGCGGGCCTGTGGGACCGCCGGGGCGTGGCCATGCTGCACCCGGCCAAGCTGGCCTGGGGCCTGAAGCAGGCCTGCGTCGCCCTCGGCGTACGGGTCTACGAGCACACGCCCGCCCTGAGCCTGAAGCAGTACGGCGCCGGCATGGCCGTACGCACCCCGTACGGCTCGATCCGCGCCCGCAAGGTCGCGCTCGCCACGAACATCTTCCCGAGCCTGCTGCGGCGCGTGCGCTCGTACACCGTTCCGGTCTACGACTACGCGCTGATGACGGAGCCGCTCTCCGCCGGCCAGCTGGAGTCCATCGGCTGGAAGAACCGCCAGGGCCTCGGCGACTCGGCGAACCAGTTCCACTACTTCCGGCTGTCCGCCGACAACCGGATCCTGTGGGGCGGTTACGACGCGATCCACCACTACGGCGGCCGGGTGCGCGCCGAGTACGACGACCGCCCGGAGACCTACGCCAAGCTCGCCGGCCACTTCTTCACCTGCTTCCCGCAGCTGGAGGGCGTCCGCTTCACCCACGCCTGGGGCGGCGCGATCGACACCTGCTCGCGCTTCTCGGCGTTCTTCGGCGCGGCCCACCGCGGGAACGTGGCGTACGCGGCGGGCTACACCGGCCTCGGCGTCGGCGCCACGCGCTTCGGCGCCGATGTGATGCTGGATCTGCTGGACGGCGAGGACACCGAGCGCACCCGACTGGAGATGGTCCGCAAGAAACCGCTGCCGTTCCCGCCGGAGCCGTTCGCCTGGACCGGTATCGCGCTCACCAAGTGGTCGCTGGCGCGTGCCGACGCGCACGGCGGCCGCCGCAATCTGTGGCTGCGGGCGATGGACCGGCTGGGTCTCGGCTTCGACAGCTGA